A stretch of DNA from Allomeiothermus silvanus DSM 9946:
AGGCCGTAGACCAGGTTGGGGAGCCAGGCTCCGTAAGCCCCCCACACATTAAACTTGGCGAACTGCGCCGAGGCCGTCCATAAGACGTAATAGCCGAAGATCAGGCCCACGATGCTGATAAATGCCCAGGCCGACTCGCGCAAAGACAGCCCCACCACAATAGCCAGCCAAGCCAGCACCAAGGCCCCCAAGGCGTTGGCGTAGGTACGGGCCAGGGTAAAACGTACCGAAGGGTCTACCCGAGCTGCCGCGTGCAGATCCGGGAGCCGCAGCGTAAGAGCCCCCGAAGAGCTGCTTTGGGGCACGAAGCGGGCTGGGAAAGGCAGGGGCTGAAGGCTTACTTGGGTGACTTTGCCATCAGGGTCTACCCGGTAGGCGTTCTGGAGCTGCCAGGATTTTTCCAGCCAGCGCCCCCGGTCGGCACTCCAGATGGCTCCCCCGGGTTCGATCACCCGTACGCCCTCGAGGCGGGCTCCTTCCCGATCGGGGTAGATGCGCTGGGCATAGTAGACCCCCAACCCCTCCGGCGCATAGACTTTGTCGCTCAGCACCCCCGAAAGCTGTGAGCCGTAATAGATGCGGTACTGCACTGCGTCGAAGCGTGCTTGGGCCTCGGGCTTGACCCAGCCTTCGTTCCACAAAGCTACGCCCGATACCACCACACCCAGCAGGAGTGCTGGCCAAAGCAGGCTCCTAGGCGGAATCCCCCCGGCGTAAGCCGCTTTGAGTTCGGACTGACGAATCCAGCGCGATAAGGTGACCAACAGGGAAAATACCAGCCCCAACGGCAAAGCGATCCCCAGTGTGTAGGGGAGGCGGTAGACCACCAGTTGTAGCACGTCGGAAAGCGGGGTGTTCTGGCGCAGCAACACTCCTGACAGCGAGGAGAGCAGATCCGTGGTCAGCAAGCCCACAAAGATCAGGATGCCGACCGTGTAAAGCCCCAGGGTTTCGCGAAGGAGGTAACGCTGCAGCATCCTGGGGCAGTATACGCTGCTCGTCAGTGAGAATCGCCTCTGTATTGGCTAAGTACCTGAAAAGCGCGTCAAATCTTTGGTGCGCCCGGCAGGACTCGAACCTGCGACCTAAGGTTTAGGAAACCTTCGCTCTATCCAGCTGAGCTACGAGCGCACGAAAACGCGCTTGCAGATTGTAGCACAACCGGGCGGGAGGGCTCGAGGCTTGACACCCGGTTTTAGGTATGCCTAAACTATTAGCAGATATTTGGGTAGGCGTACCTAAATACGGGGGTCATCATGTGGATGAGCCTTGCGATTGCAGGGATGCTGTACGCGCTGGGGGCGGTGCTCTTCGGGCACTTCGAGACCAAGACCCCGCCAGCCCAGCGCTTGAGGAAGCTGGTGGTGTTCTTCGGCGTCACCGCGCTGCTGGCGGCGTGGGTGGGGGATTGGGCGTTGGTCTGGGTTTTGGGGATGATGGGGGCGGGCCTGGGGTTCCACTTCA
This window harbors:
- a CDS encoding LptF/LptG family permease, whose amino-acid sequence is MLQRYLLRETLGLYTVGILIFVGLLTTDLLSSLSGVLLRQNTPLSDVLQLVVYRLPYTLGIALPLGLVFSLLVTLSRWIRQSELKAAYAGGIPPRSLLWPALLLGVVVSGVALWNEGWVKPEAQARFDAVQYRIYYGSQLSGVLSDKVYAPEGLGVYYAQRIYPDREGARLEGVRVIEPGGAIWSADRGRWLEKSWQLQNAYRVDPDGKVTQVSLQPLPFPARFVPQSSSSGALTLRLPDLHAAARVDPSVRFTLARTYANALGALVLAWLAIVVGLSLRESAWAFISIVGLIFGYYVLWTASAQFAKFNVWGAYGAWLPNLVYGLLAAWGTVRLLR